The following are encoded in a window of uncultured Methanobrevibacter sp. genomic DNA:
- a CDS encoding ATP-binding protein: MVVKVFISSNQTEFSEERKFLYEELKKDSFFSETVELFVFEIDSGSSLPSDEVFIGAVEESDIYIGLIGQHYGNIYKDDVSATEYEFNAYSSKKHDYYFFVKKCEDRDERSKAFRKRARDLNKYKNFTTKEDLLREVKRVLRKFINAKLESKDFDSEILLDSTIDDVDPEAVELFKDALRESKIKDLFGVRELDKILEYIDAGKIDYTGTFHLNKAGALFFAKDITKFDIEHEIKMVRFNGIEAYDIIDKLFSRESFFKLIDDFNNFFSRNTRLGGTVKGWERVPLAEYPEEAVREAFINAIAHRDYTLTGGCITFYIYDDRIEIASPGNLPFPLTVETLGVKITPRHRNKNICGIFEKTKYMEHIGTGITRMRREMDEFNLPEPEFINDGYFQVILKGPNGKLILPKNLVKHVNFNGLQLNERQISALEKMNVEKIEFTHKSYAELFDISLATGKRDLLDLSKKDLVYKKKVKNAYVYYI, encoded by the coding sequence ATGGTTGTAAAAGTTTTTATCAGCAGTAATCAAACGGAATTTTCTGAGGAAAGGAAATTTCTCTATGAAGAATTAAAAAAGGATTCTTTTTTTAGTGAAACTGTTGAGTTGTTTGTTTTTGAAATAGATTCTGGAAGTTCGCTACCTTCCGATGAGGTCTTCATTGGTGCTGTTGAAGAATCTGATATTTATATAGGTTTGATTGGCCAGCACTATGGTAATATCTATAAAGATGATGTTTCAGCAACAGAATATGAATTCAATGCATATAGTTCAAAAAAACATGATTATTATTTCTTCGTTAAGAAATGTGAAGATAGGGATGAAAGATCAAAAGCATTTCGCAAAAGAGCCAGAGATTTAAATAAATATAAAAACTTTACAACTAAAGAAGATTTGCTAAGAGAAGTGAAAAGAGTTCTCAGAAAGTTCATTAACGCCAAATTGGAAAGTAAGGACTTTGACAGTGAAATATTATTGGATTCCACAATCGATGATGTTGACCCAGAAGCAGTTGAACTGTTCAAAGATGCTTTGAGAGAATCCAAAATCAAGGATTTATTCGGTGTTCGTGAATTGGACAAAATTTTAGAGTATATTGATGCAGGTAAGATCGATTACACTGGCACCTTTCATTTGAATAAGGCAGGGGCACTGTTTTTTGCAAAAGACATTACCAAATTTGATATTGAACATGAAATCAAGATGGTAAGGTTCAATGGAATTGAAGCTTATGATATCATTGACAAATTGTTCTCACGGGAATCCTTCTTCAAATTAATTGATGATTTTAATAATTTCTTCAGTAGAAACACTCGCTTAGGAGGAACAGTTAAAGGATGGGAAAGGGTTCCGTTAGCTGAATATCCTGAAGAAGCAGTTCGTGAAGCATTCATTAATGCAATTGCCCACAGGGACTATACATTAACAGGAGGATGCATCACATTTTACATATATGATGACCGCATTGAAATTGCAAGCCCTGGAAACTTACCATTTCCACTAACAGTTGAAACTTTAGGTGTCAAGATCACTCCAAGACATAGAAACAAGAATATTTGTGGCATATTTGAAAAGACAAAGTATATGGAGCACATTGGCACTGGAATCACAAGAATGAGGCGTGAAATGGATGAATTTAATTTACCTGAGCCTGAATTTATAAATGATGGTTATTTCCAGGTCATTCTTAAAGGTCCTAACGGCAAACTTATACTTCCTAAAAATTTGGTTAAACATGTTAACTTTAATGGTTTACAGTTAAATGAACGCCAAATTTCTGCATTGGAAAAAATGAATGTTGAAAAGATAGAATTTACACATAAAAGTTATGCAGAATTATTTGACATATCTCTGGCTACCGGTAAACGTGATTTGCTTGATTTATCCAAAAAAGATTTGGTGTATAAGAAGAAAGTTAAAAATGCATATGTCTATTACATCTAA